AAAGAGGATCTTTCATTCAGGAAGAATTCCCAATACTGATCAGACCGATATATATCGACTCGGATGGGGCGGTACGAGATACGATTATTGTTATCACTATTATCCCAATACGACGGTGAAAACGGATTTTACCCGGAAGCGGGGCTGGAAAAGGGACCTCTTTGAAAAGCTGTGGAGGATGGTACCCGAACCTGTCGCCGGTGCACTCGGTCCATCGATCGTAAAAAGATTTCCGTGAAGAGTAAGGAGTTAAAGCGTGAAAGACAAAACAGCGATAAAAGAATTTATTAAAAAGGACCTTACTCGGGGCAAAGGGATTTCCGATCTGGGGGATACGGATAACCTGATCGAATCCGGCATTATTGATTCTCTGGGGATACAGCTACTTGTTTCTTATCTGGAAAAGAACTTCTCGATCACCATTGCCGACGATGAACTGATGCCGGATAATTTCGAAACCATCGATGCTATCTGGGCCTTGATAAACAGCAAAACGAAATGACCATGTATTCACGTAAGGGTTCATCCAGGGGAGACTAGTGATCAACCGGCTTTCCATGCGATTTCTGCAAATTTATGAATCTGTCAAGCACACGGGTTTGTCATCATTATTGCGGCAGATCGTTTATTTTAACAGAGTTGCCATCGTCGTTGAGAAAGATCTCCTTGAACTTGAAGCAATGAAGGAAAATCCGGCACAGGCGCCCGTTGAAATCATTGAATTGCGAAAAGACCTCCTGAATAACCATGATCTTCTGTATCCCCTTAAAAATAGATATTTCAAGGCAGTTCATTATCTCAAAAAAGGATATGGCGGTTATGCGATCGCAAAAGGGAAAACGATCGTTGGAGATATCTGGTTCTTTGCGCCGGACAGCAGCAACACGGCTCTCCGCCATCCTGACTGCCAATGGCTTGGACTGCAGTGCGAGAACGATCAAGCATATACCTTTGATATGTTTTTGAATCCCGAAGAGCGCGGAAATAATCTGGCATCATTTCTGCAAACCAGTGCGTTGCGGTCACTCCATAAAAAAGGTTTCACAAGGGCCTATGGATACTACTGGGGTGATAATATCCCGGCGCTTTGGGTCCATCGGCTGGTGAAGTGGAAGGAAATGAAACGGCTGAAAGTACATCGCTTTATCTTTATGAAGCACGTCGCGGGCGTGACAGTACGAGCAGAATTCACATAAAAGGCGTTTCTCCCGGTAGAAGGAGCTGAATATGCAAGCCAACAGGAAAGATATGCCGATGGTGCCGAATAGAAAGGCATCTCTGCCCGTCGTATATGGAGATACCCCGTCTTTTCTTGGGGCCGATGTACTTGATGTCCGGTCGCTGGTGAAAGGATACGATGTCATCGTCGTCGGCGTGCCGTGGGAGGGGACCATAACGTGGGGGTCGTCCAGCAGCTGCGAACAGGCGCCCCGTACCATCCGGCATGCCTCCGCGCGATATGGCGGATTTCTACCTGAATACGAGATCGATCTGTTTGACCATCTGAAGCTCGGCGATATCGGTGATATATCGGTCAATTCAGGAGATCCCGCCGCGACCATGAAAAACGTATTTACGGCAATGGATTCGATCTATAAAAACCAAAGCATCCCGGTCGCGCTGGGAGGGGACCATTCCTTTACGCAGGAGATCGTCAGGGCCCTCGGCGCCAATCATGGGGGTGATATCGGAGTCATCCATTTCGACGCCCATTTTGACAATAGTCCCAATTTCGGAGAAGATGAATTCCCCCGGTGCGGCCCGATCCACCGAATATCCCAGCTGGAAAATGTGAGAAAGGAAAGCATAGTCCATCTCGCTATCCGGGGGCCGCGAAACTCTCCGTCGCAGTTTGCATACGCGAAAAAAATGGGCGCAACGATCTTTAACATCAGGGATATCAGAAAACACGGAATGGACAGCATTATCGAGAAGGCGATTACCATCGCGCGGAAAAATACAAAACATGTCTTTGTTTCGATCTGCAGCGACTGTATCGACGCCGCGTTCAATCCCGGCGGTCCCGCGGATTTCAACGGACTGTTCCCGCACGAGCTGTTTTCCGCTCTATATCGGCTCGGCGAAGAGGGCATAGCAGGCCTGGACTATGTGGAGGTCTATCCCAAACAGGACCCGCAGTCTGTCTCCTCTCACCTGGCGTCATGGGCAATAGTCCATGTGCTCGCAGGCCTGGCATCTAGGAAGAAAAAAACAGGAACGCACCTGTCACTTTAGCCACTTTAGGCATTTTAGTCACTTTAGCGCACTTTACTCACTTTTCTCACTAAAGGAACTCTATGGACTTTTCACTCACCGAAGAACAACTGGATTTCAAAAAGTCCGCGATAGAATTCGCCAAACGCGCGCTCAATGAAGGCGCGAGAGAGCGCGAAAAGAAGAGTGAATTTAACCAGGCCGGCTGGGAAAAGTGCGCGCAGTTCGGCATCCAGGGCCTGCCCCTTCCGAAGCGCTATGGAGGGCTGGAGTTGGACATTCTAACCTGCATCGCGGCGATGGAGGGGCTGGGATACGCGTGCAGTGACGGCGGCCTGCTCTTTTCGCTGAATTCCACGATCTGGACCTGCGAAATGCCCATTCTGAAATTCGGGACCGAGGAACAAAAGGATAAATATCTCCCCGGTCTTATTCAGGGAACACTAAAAGGCGGGCATGCCATGACGGAACCAAATTCAGGTTCCGACGCGTTCAGCTTGAAGTGCAAGGCTGAAAAACGCGGAGACAAATATATCCTGAACGGCGCCAAGGCATTCATAACGAACGCCCCCATAGCGGACGTTCTGCTTGTTTTCGCGGTAACGGACGCGAGCAAAAAATTCGCCGGAATGTCCGTATTCCTGGTGGAAAAGGACTTCCCGGGATATTCTCTGGGTAGACGGGAAGAATTGATGGGGCTCAAGACATGCCCGCTCGGAGAGGTGATCCTCAGGGACTGTGAAGTGCCCGCGAAGAACCTGTTAGGGAAGGAAGGGGCGGGCGCGGCAATATTCAATTCGGAAATGGATTGGGAGCGAAGCTGTCTGTTTGCCACCCACGTCGGCGCGATGGAACGCATGCTGGACGAATGTGTCGAATATGCCAAAGTGCGGCAGCAATTCGGGAAGCCGATCGGAAACTATCAGTCGATATCGCACAAGATCGCGGACATGAAGGTCCGTCTTGAGCTGTCACGGCTCGTCCTCTATCAGGCCGCCTGGATGAAGGCCCAGGGCAAGCGGGCACAGATGGAGTCCGCCATGGCAAAACTGTTCATCAGTGAAAGCTATGTGCAGAGCAGTCTGGACGCAATACAGATCCACGGCGCGTATGGCTATTCAACGGAATTCGATTTTGAAAGGAACCTTCGCGACGCCATCGGCGGAAAGATCTATTCGGGGACCTCAGAGGTCCAGAGGAATGTCATCGCTTCCTTCCTCGGGCTGTGACATTCAGGCGGAGTTCCAGTCAATGCAGAGAGATGGAGGTTCAAGTAGACATGAAAAGACGGTTCACGGTAATTATTGCAACGTACAACCGGGAAGACTACCTTCGGCAGGCCATAGAGTCGGTGTTAGCACAAAAGTTCACTGATTATGAATTTATTGTTGTGGATGATGGTTCCACGGACAGAACACAGGAAATAATTCGATCCTATGCAACAAAGATCAAAAACATACGGCAGGAGAACCAGGGATCGGAAATGGCCTACAAAACCGGGGTCTCTCATGCGGATGGCGAGTATATGGCATTCTTAGACAGTGATGACTACTTTTTCCCAAATGCACTTGCTATATATGATAGGATAATCCGGAAACTGGACTCGCCCCCGTTAATTATTGGGGCAATGATACGTTTTTGGGAGGGTCAGAATGCACCAACTGAGATCGGAGAATCATCGGTAATAGAGGTGCAGAAATACCGCGACTATTTATCAAAGGATGTGTTAATAGGACTCGCGCAAAGCAGAATCGTCATGCAGAAATCTCTCTTTGAAAAAGCCTATGGTCCTCAAGGCAACACGACTCCTTGCTTGCTGAACGATTATAATCTCATGCTTCAGGCCGGGATATATGGGCCATGCGTGATAGCAAAGCAACCGGTTACCATAGCTTACCGGCAGCATACGAGCCAAGGTTCAAGGAATATTGAAAAGATGGCCGAAGGTGTTTTGTCTTTGGTTAACATGGTTCGACGGGGGCACTGTTCAGGTGGACGGTCTCGCTTGTTGGAAAAGTATGCGTTCTTAGGTGGTCCGGTGTATGAATGGGGCAGTAAAGCTCTAAAAACTCATCGTCCGATGTTAGCATTCAGAGTCCTAATCAAGGGCGGGCCAATGGTGATGGTTGCAATGTTGAGAAAGTTGTCTTTTCTCTTTCGCCGTTATGCTGCTTCTATAAGCATAGCAAACGATTAGAAAGCCGACTTCTTTGCAAAAATCATTCTATTAGACGTAAACGATAAATTGTTTGAGTAGAATAAAAATGCCATTATTACATCATCTTCTCACGGAAGGCTCGCGGAAACATCCTGACAGGATTGCGTTGATCTTCAAGGATGCCTCCATGACCTATGCGCAGGTTGAAGCGACCAGCAATCAACTCGCCGCCGTGTTGTTGCGTCAAGGCGTCAATAAGGGCGATCGCGTCGGGATCATGCTTGGCAAGTCGATCGAGTCGGTCATCACTCTTTTTGGCATACTGAAGACGGGAGCTGTTTATGTGCCGCTTGATCCGCTCGCGCCGGTCAGCAGAATAGGAGCGATCATTCAGAACTGCGGGATAACCTGCCTTGTCACATCAAATATCCATGCAGCAAACATGCTTGCGGAACATGGGCCGGACCAGCCTTTAAAAAAGGTTATTATTACCGATACTGCTATCACTCCGGGAATGTTGAAGAACAATGATGTGGAGATCACGGCATGGGTGGAGGTCTTGAATGAAAAGGCCGCTCAGTTCGAGGGCGTCGAATGCTCGGAGAATGATCCGGCATATATTCTCTATACGTCCGGCTCAACGGGCACGCCCAAGGGGGTGGTGATTTCACACCGGAATGCCCTTGCGTTCGTGAACATGGCGGCTGATTATTTTACTATCAGCGCGAGCGACAGACTCGCCAACCACGCGCCGCTTCATTTCGATCTCTCGGTCTTTGATGTCTTTGTCGCGATACGGCAGGGGGCCGCGATCGTCCTGATCCCGGAGTCCTTCGCGGCATTCCCGATGGCATTGGCGGAATACATCGACAAGCAGAAGATCACTGTCTGGAATTCGGTGTCTTCCGTTCTAACGATGCTCGTGGACCGGGGAGCGCTGGACAAATATTCCTTCAGCTCGCTCCGCATCGTCCATTTCTCGGGTGACGTTCTTCCCGTGAAATATCTCCGCAAGCTGACGGATAAGATGAAGAACGCTGTTTTCTATAATATTTACGGCCAGACCGAGGCGAATTCATCATTGTCCTATCGAATAGGCGTTATACCGGAAAATGAACTCTGGAAGGTCCCGATCGGACGTCCGTTTCCGGGTTTTGAGGTCTTTGCCTTGAACAGCGGGAATGAAATTGTCCGGAACGCCGGTGAAGAAGGCGAACTCTACGTCAAGGGAGCGACCGTTGCCCTCGGGCACTGGAATGACGAGGAGAAAACACGGGAGAAGTTCGTGCAAGACCCGCGATCCGGTACGGATCAGGCAACGGTCTATAAGACGGGCGATATCGTCCGCAGGGAGCAGGACGGTAACTATTCATTCGTCGGCCGCACGGACCACATGGTAAAGAGCAGAGGGTATCGCATCGAGTTGACCGAGATCGAGCTGGCGCTCAGGAGCCACCCCGCGGTGAGACAGGCTGCGGCAATCGCGGTCCCGGACGAACTGATCGGAAATAAGATCATCGCGTATGTGACGACCGTTGAAAATGAGCGTCCGGCGGTAAG
This DNA window, taken from Nitrospirota bacterium, encodes the following:
- a CDS encoding acyl-CoA dehydrogenase family protein; this translates as MDFSLTEEQLDFKKSAIEFAKRALNEGAREREKKSEFNQAGWEKCAQFGIQGLPLPKRYGGLELDILTCIAAMEGLGYACSDGGLLFSLNSTIWTCEMPILKFGTEEQKDKYLPGLIQGTLKGGHAMTEPNSGSDAFSLKCKAEKRGDKYILNGAKAFITNAPIADVLLVFAVTDASKKFAGMSVFLVEKDFPGYSLGRREELMGLKTCPLGEVILRDCEVPAKNLLGKEGAGAAIFNSEMDWERSCLFATHVGAMERMLDECVEYAKVRQQFGKPIGNYQSISHKIADMKVRLELSRLVLYQAAWMKAQGKRAQMESAMAKLFISESYVQSSLDAIQIHGAYGYSTEFDFERNLRDAIGGKIYSGTSEVQRNVIASFLGL
- a CDS encoding agmatinase family protein, which produces MQANRKDMPMVPNRKASLPVVYGDTPSFLGADVLDVRSLVKGYDVIVVGVPWEGTITWGSSSSCEQAPRTIRHASARYGGFLPEYEIDLFDHLKLGDIGDISVNSGDPAATMKNVFTAMDSIYKNQSIPVALGGDHSFTQEIVRALGANHGGDIGVIHFDAHFDNSPNFGEDEFPRCGPIHRISQLENVRKESIVHLAIRGPRNSPSQFAYAKKMGATIFNIRDIRKHGMDSIIEKAITIARKNTKHVFVSICSDCIDAAFNPGGPADFNGLFPHELFSALYRLGEEGIAGLDYVEVYPKQDPQSVSSHLASWAIVHVLAGLASRKKKTGTHLSL
- a CDS encoding amino acid adenylation domain-containing protein, producing MPLLHHLLTEGSRKHPDRIALIFKDASMTYAQVEATSNQLAAVLLRQGVNKGDRVGIMLGKSIESVITLFGILKTGAVYVPLDPLAPVSRIGAIIQNCGITCLVTSNIHAANMLAEHGPDQPLKKVIITDTAITPGMLKNNDVEITAWVEVLNEKAAQFEGVECSENDPAYILYTSGSTGTPKGVVISHRNALAFVNMAADYFTISASDRLANHAPLHFDLSVFDVFVAIRQGAAIVLIPESFAAFPMALAEYIDKQKITVWNSVSSVLTMLVDRGALDKYSFSSLRIVHFSGDVLPVKYLRKLTDKMKNAVFYNIYGQTEANSSLSYRIGVIPENELWKVPIGRPFPGFEVFALNSGNEIVRNAGEEGELYVKGATVALGHWNDEEKTREKFVQDPRSGTDQATVYKTGDIVRREQDGNYSFVGRTDHMVKSRGYRIELTEIELALRSHPAVRQAAAIAVPDELIGNKIIAYVTTVENERPAVSELLDHCAGILPKYMLPEAIEVRESFPATSTGKVNRKELERFARLNYGSLI
- a CDS encoding acyl carrier protein — its product is MKDKTAIKEFIKKDLTRGKGISDLGDTDNLIESGIIDSLGIQLLVSYLEKNFSITIADDELMPDNFETIDAIWALINSKTK
- a CDS encoding glycosyltransferase family 2 protein — encoded protein: MKRRFTVIIATYNREDYLRQAIESVLAQKFTDYEFIVVDDGSTDRTQEIIRSYATKIKNIRQENQGSEMAYKTGVSHADGEYMAFLDSDDYFFPNALAIYDRIIRKLDSPPLIIGAMIRFWEGQNAPTEIGESSVIEVQKYRDYLSKDVLIGLAQSRIVMQKSLFEKAYGPQGNTTPCLLNDYNLMLQAGIYGPCVIAKQPVTIAYRQHTSQGSRNIEKMAEGVLSLVNMVRRGHCSGGRSRLLEKYAFLGGPVYEWGSKALKTHRPMLAFRVLIKGGPMVMVAMLRKLSFLFRRYAASISIAND
- a CDS encoding GNAT family N-acetyltransferase → MSSLLRQIVYFNRVAIVVEKDLLELEAMKENPAQAPVEIIELRKDLLNNHDLLYPLKNRYFKAVHYLKKGYGGYAIAKGKTIVGDIWFFAPDSSNTALRHPDCQWLGLQCENDQAYTFDMFLNPEERGNNLASFLQTSALRSLHKKGFTRAYGYYWGDNIPALWVHRLVKWKEMKRLKVHRFIFMKHVAGVTVRAEFT